From the genome of Aquipuribacter hungaricus, one region includes:
- the recN gene encoding DNA repair protein RecN — MIEELRIRDLGVIADATLPLHPGLNVLTGETGAGKTMVVTALGLLLGTRADPGVVRAGATAAVVDGLLRVRPGAESGRLATEAGGELDEDGLLLSRSVPADGRARAWVGGRPVPVSVLGAVTEQEVTVHGQSDQLRLRSTTHQRELLDAFAGPEHLVLLDGYRVAWATRRRLREELQVLEAQSRERAQEAQMLRLALGEYDRVAPRDGEDDELREEWERLAHADELQRAAVEALEAVAGDDEGTTPGAQGLLAAARAALAAVREHDPAAAELADRVAELSYLTTDLGTDLAGYASGVDADPSRLADVDARRADLAPLLRSHGDLASAETWATRSRSRLDELEDDGLPQRLREQVRAADSALEDLADRVHASRAAAADRLGGQVTTELAQLALGRARLTVDVSRTEAGPDGADDVTFLLAAHSGAEPRPLARSASGGELSRVMLAVEVVTTAEQPVGTYVFDEVDSGVGGEAAVEIGRRLGRLADGGQVVVVTHLPQVAAFADSHLVVRKADDGTGTVSDVRAVVGEDRVVEVARMLAGLGSSGTAAAHARELLGTAAQMRADGREAGGGGVAAVRGASGGAADGTVGTGGTAGGSPSRGTRRRGGPSARQPEVRAPA, encoded by the coding sequence GTGATCGAGGAGCTCCGCATCCGCGACCTCGGCGTCATCGCCGACGCGACGCTGCCCCTGCACCCGGGGCTCAACGTCCTCACCGGCGAGACCGGCGCGGGCAAGACCATGGTCGTCACGGCCCTAGGCCTGCTGCTCGGCACGCGCGCCGACCCCGGCGTCGTCCGAGCCGGCGCCACCGCCGCCGTCGTGGACGGGCTGCTGCGGGTCCGCCCCGGTGCGGAGTCCGGCCGGCTGGCCACCGAGGCGGGCGGCGAGCTCGACGAGGACGGGCTGCTGCTGTCGCGCTCGGTCCCCGCGGACGGCCGTGCCCGCGCCTGGGTGGGCGGGCGTCCCGTGCCGGTGTCGGTCCTCGGGGCCGTCACCGAGCAGGAGGTCACGGTCCACGGGCAGTCCGACCAGCTGCGGCTGCGCTCGACGACGCACCAGCGCGAGCTGCTCGACGCCTTCGCCGGGCCCGAGCACCTGGTCCTGCTCGACGGCTACCGCGTGGCGTGGGCCACGCGGCGTCGGCTGCGCGAGGAGCTGCAGGTGCTCGAGGCGCAGAGCCGGGAGCGGGCCCAGGAGGCGCAGATGCTGCGCCTGGCGCTGGGCGAGTACGACCGCGTCGCCCCCCGGGACGGGGAGGACGACGAGCTGCGGGAGGAGTGGGAGCGGCTGGCCCACGCCGACGAGCTCCAGCGCGCGGCCGTCGAGGCCCTGGAGGCGGTGGCCGGGGACGACGAGGGCACCACACCGGGCGCCCAGGGGCTGTTGGCCGCCGCTCGCGCCGCGCTGGCCGCGGTCCGCGAGCACGACCCGGCCGCGGCCGAGCTCGCCGACCGCGTGGCCGAGCTGTCGTACCTGACGACCGACCTGGGCACGGACCTGGCCGGGTACGCCTCGGGCGTCGACGCCGACCCCTCGCGGCTCGCCGATGTCGACGCCCGCCGGGCGGACCTGGCCCCGCTGCTGCGGTCGCACGGCGACCTGGCCTCCGCCGAGACCTGGGCGACCCGCTCCCGCAGCCGCCTCGACGAGCTCGAGGACGACGGCCTGCCGCAGCGGCTGCGCGAGCAGGTCCGGGCCGCCGACTCGGCGCTGGAGGACCTGGCCGACCGGGTGCACGCCTCGCGCGCGGCGGCAGCCGACCGGCTCGGCGGGCAGGTCACCACCGAGCTCGCGCAGCTCGCGCTCGGGCGCGCCCGGCTCACCGTCGACGTCAGCCGCACCGAAGCCGGCCCGGACGGCGCCGACGACGTGACGTTCCTGCTCGCCGCCCACTCCGGCGCCGAGCCCCGCCCGCTGGCGCGCTCGGCCTCCGGGGGCGAGCTGTCGCGCGTGATGCTCGCCGTCGAGGTCGTCACCACGGCCGAGCAGCCCGTGGGCACGTACGTCTTCGACGAGGTGGACTCCGGTGTCGGCGGCGAGGCGGCCGTCGAGATCGGCCGGCGCCTGGGCCGGCTCGCGGACGGCGGCCAGGTGGTCGTCGTCACCCACCTGCCGCAGGTCGCCGCGTTCGCCGACTCCCACCTCGTCGTCCGCAAGGCCGACGACGGCACCGGCACGGTGTCCGACGTGCGCGCCGTCGTGGGCGAGGACCGGGTTGTCGAGGTGGCGCGCATGCTGGCCGGGCTCGGCTCGTCCGGGACGGCCGCCGCCCACGCGCGGGAGCTGCTCGGCACCGCCGCCCAGATGCGCGCCGACGGTCGCGAGGCCGGCGGGGGTGGCGTCGCCGCGGTGCGTGGTGCCTCCGGCGGTGCGGCAGACGGGACCGTCGGGACCGGCGGGACGGCCGGTGGGAGCCCCTCGCGCGGCACCCGACGGCGCGGTGGGCCCTCGGCACGGCAGCCGGAGGTCCGCGCCCCGGCGTGA
- a CDS encoding HAD-IIA family hydrolase, with the protein MPTAEHDAVLLDLDGVVYAGDRAVPRAPEAMARLRQEGTPVRFVTNNASRTPQQVADKLVSVGVEAAAEEVLGSPRAAAELLVDRVGVPAGGTVAVVGGTGLLRAVEEAGLRAVPVLEVQERPDAVVQGFSPDLGWRHLAAATRWVRAGVTWVASNLDLTIPTADGVAPGNGLLVHAVAEASGRRPDFVAGKPEPFLFLSAARSAGASAPLVVGDRLDTDIAGGRAAGFTTALVLTGVHGLDDALAAEPALRPDRVLLTLDDLWDSPTRERADEATAALHEAWDALDALTTSPGDASVADDRAALLQEWSARLSPGAA; encoded by the coding sequence CCCCGAGGCCATGGCCCGGCTCCGGCAGGAGGGCACCCCCGTGCGCTTCGTCACCAACAACGCCTCGCGCACGCCGCAGCAGGTCGCGGACAAGCTCGTGTCCGTCGGGGTGGAGGCCGCCGCCGAGGAGGTGCTGGGGTCCCCCCGCGCCGCGGCCGAGCTCCTCGTCGACCGGGTGGGCGTGCCCGCCGGCGGCACCGTCGCGGTGGTCGGCGGCACGGGGCTGCTGCGTGCGGTGGAGGAGGCCGGCCTGCGGGCGGTGCCGGTCCTGGAGGTGCAGGAGCGCCCGGACGCCGTGGTCCAGGGCTTCTCGCCGGACCTCGGCTGGCGCCACCTCGCGGCGGCGACCCGGTGGGTGCGCGCCGGGGTGACCTGGGTGGCCTCCAACCTGGACCTGACCATCCCGACCGCCGACGGCGTCGCCCCGGGCAACGGGCTGCTCGTCCACGCCGTCGCCGAGGCCTCGGGACGCCGGCCCGACTTCGTGGCGGGCAAGCCCGAGCCCTTCCTCTTCCTGTCCGCGGCCCGGTCGGCGGGGGCGTCGGCCCCGCTCGTCGTCGGCGACCGGCTCGACACCGACATCGCGGGCGGTCGCGCGGCGGGGTTCACCACGGCGCTCGTGCTCACCGGGGTCCACGGGCTCGACGACGCGCTGGCGGCGGAGCCGGCCCTGCGCCCCGACCGGGTCCTGCTCACCCTGGACGACCTGTGGGACTCCCCGACCCGGGAGCGGGCCGACGAGGCCACCGCCGCCCTGCACGAGGCCTGGGACGCGCTGGACGCGCTCACCACCTCCCCGGGGGACGCCTCGGTGGCGGACGACCGGGCGGCCCTGCTGCAGGAGTGGTCGGCGCGGTTGTCCCCAGGCGCGGCCTAG
- a CDS encoding NAD kinase has translation MTVRPADVPRSVLVIAHTGREQALQATVSVVCALAAAGVDVVVGEDQAHVLSAAMRSADVSGTFRAVPVDEVGAPSAEVLNTVDLVLVLGGDGTILRAAEIVRGTPAPLLGVNLGHVGFLAESELDGLSDTVDRLLAADYEIDERMTVDVSVLDAGREVARTWALNEIAVEKASRQRMLEIVLEVDGRPLTRFGCDGLVVATPTGSTAYAFSAGGPVVWPEVEAMLVVPLSAHALFARPLLVGTSSTVAVETVPGLGGPGVLWADGRRSVELPERARVEVRRGEVPVRLARLAATGFTERLVQRFQLPVNGWRGPGAGA, from the coding sequence ATGACCGTCCGGCCCGCCGACGTGCCGCGCAGCGTGCTCGTCATCGCCCACACCGGCCGCGAGCAGGCGCTGCAGGCGACGGTCTCCGTGGTGTGCGCGCTCGCCGCGGCGGGGGTCGACGTCGTCGTCGGCGAGGACCAGGCCCACGTGCTGTCCGCCGCGATGCGCTCCGCCGACGTCAGCGGGACGTTCCGGGCCGTACCGGTGGACGAGGTGGGGGCGCCCTCGGCGGAGGTGCTGAACACCGTCGACCTCGTGCTCGTCCTCGGTGGCGACGGCACGATCCTCCGCGCGGCCGAGATCGTCCGCGGCACCCCGGCGCCCCTGCTCGGGGTCAACCTCGGGCACGTCGGCTTCCTCGCCGAGAGCGAGCTGGACGGCCTGTCGGACACCGTCGACCGGTTGCTGGCCGCCGACTACGAGATCGACGAGCGGATGACCGTCGACGTCTCCGTCCTGGATGCCGGCCGCGAGGTGGCCCGCACCTGGGCGCTCAACGAGATCGCCGTGGAGAAGGCCAGCCGCCAGCGGATGCTCGAGATCGTCCTGGAGGTCGACGGCCGCCCGCTCACCCGGTTCGGCTGCGACGGCCTGGTCGTGGCCACCCCCACCGGGTCGACCGCGTACGCGTTCTCGGCCGGCGGGCCGGTCGTCTGGCCCGAGGTCGAGGCCATGCTCGTCGTCCCGCTCAGCGCCCACGCCCTGTTCGCCCGGCCCCTGCTGGTGGGCACCAGCAGCACGGTGGCCGTGGAGACCGTGCCGGGTCTCGGCGGGCCGGGCGTCCTGTGGGCGGACGGCCGGCGCTCGGTCGAGCTGCCCGAGCGGGCCCGCGTCGAGGTGCGCCGCGGCGAGGTGCCCGTGCGCCTGGCCCGGCTGGCAGCGACCGGGTTCACCGAGCGGCTCGTGCAACGGTTCCAGCTGCCCGTCAACGGCTGGCGCGGCCCGGGGGCCGGCGCGTGA
- a CDS encoding TlyA family rRNA (cytidine-2'-O)-methyltransferase: MRRRLDAELVRRGLARSRDHAAELVGAGRVSVGGRRADKPATQVDAAAAVLVTDPEPSDSWVGRGAGKLDGALDALAARGLAPEVQGRVCLDAGASTGGFTQMLLARGAAAVHAVDVGYGQLAWPLRTDPRVLVRERTNVRDLVAGSLDPAPSLVVADLSFISLGLVLPALVAASDPGAELLVMVKPQFEVGRDRVGTGGVVRDPGLRADAVVSVVDVAHGLGRRLVAATASPLPGPSGNVEYFVLLAPGEPGSSEQVRSEVARAVAEGPEGAPAHTAGAGPGATS; encoded by the coding sequence GTGAGGCGCCGTCTCGACGCCGAGCTGGTCCGGCGTGGCCTGGCGCGCAGCCGCGACCACGCGGCCGAGCTGGTGGGTGCCGGCCGGGTCAGCGTGGGCGGCCGCCGGGCCGACAAGCCCGCCACCCAGGTCGACGCCGCCGCAGCGGTCCTCGTGACCGACCCCGAGCCCTCGGACTCCTGGGTCGGGCGCGGCGCCGGCAAGCTGGACGGCGCCCTGGACGCGCTCGCGGCACGGGGTCTCGCGCCCGAGGTCCAAGGACGGGTGTGCCTGGACGCCGGGGCGAGCACGGGCGGGTTCACGCAGATGCTGCTGGCCCGCGGGGCCGCCGCCGTCCACGCGGTCGACGTGGGCTACGGCCAGCTCGCGTGGCCGCTGCGCACCGACCCCCGGGTCCTCGTCCGCGAGCGCACCAACGTGCGAGACCTGGTCGCCGGGTCGCTCGACCCCGCGCCCTCGCTCGTCGTCGCCGACCTGTCCTTCATCTCCCTCGGCCTCGTCCTGCCCGCGCTCGTCGCCGCGTCCGACCCGGGCGCGGAGCTGCTGGTCATGGTCAAGCCGCAGTTCGAGGTGGGCCGCGACCGGGTCGGCACGGGCGGGGTCGTCCGCGACCCCGGCCTGCGCGCCGACGCCGTGGTGTCGGTCGTCGACGTCGCGCACGGCCTCGGCCGCCGGCTGGTCGCCGCCACCGCGAGCCCGCTGCCCGGCCCGTCGGGCAACGTCGAGTACTTCGTCCTGCTCGCCCCGGGCGAGCCGGGCAGCAGCGAGCAGGTCCGCAGCGAGGTCGCCCGCGCCGTCGCCGAGGGGCCCGAGGGCGCACCCGCGCACACCGCCGGCGCCGGCCCGGGGGCGACGTCATGA